A DNA window from Anaerocolumna sp. AGMB13020 contains the following coding sequences:
- a CDS encoding DUF2268 domain-containing putative Zn-dependent protease (predicted Zn-dependent protease with a strongly conserved HExxH motif) encodes MFGSKAYGIPQNAGYYFGIKLIREYLERNPLQDIKILLKTPIDEIYKNNQGISSIIKNYKI; translated from the coding sequence ATCTTCGGAAGTAAAGCGTATGGAATCCCACAAAATGCCGGGTATTATTTTGGGATAAAGCTGATAAGAGAATATTTGGAGAGAAATCCGTTGCAGGATATAAAGATATTGTTAAAAACTCCGATTGATGAGATATATAAAAACAACCAGGGTATCAGTAGTATTATTAAAAATTATAAAATATAA
- a CDS encoding GNAT family N-acetyltransferase, translating to MFQIRYAEEEDKGYWYTLDRHLPEAEFYRKVVEKRGYILLEDGKPIGVLRYNLFWDNTPFLNLIFIEFTHHKKGYGRLAMDLWESEMADLGYKVCMTSTMVNEESQHFYRKIGYKDCGCLVLDIPGFEQPMEMFLIKAL from the coding sequence ATGTTTCAGATACGCTATGCAGAGGAAGAAGATAAGGGCTATTGGTATACGCTAGACAGGCATCTGCCTGAAGCAGAATTTTATAGAAAAGTTGTAGAGAAAAGAGGATATATCCTGTTGGAGGACGGTAAACCCATTGGGGTACTTCGTTACAATCTTTTCTGGGATAATACACCATTTTTAAACCTTATTTTTATAGAATTCACTCATCATAAAAAAGGGTATGGCAGGCTGGCTATGGATTTATGGGAAAGTGAAATGGCAGATCTGGGATACAAAGTCTGCATGACGTCTACCATGGTCAATGAAGAATCACAGCATTTTTATCGGAAAATCGGATATAAAGATTGCGGCTGCCTTGTACTTGATATTCCAGGCTTTGAACAGCCCATGGAAATGTTCCTGATAAAAGCGCTGTAA
- a CDS encoding CsbD family protein, translating into MKNNNGRLDKVKGTIKESTGKIIGSEQLELEGKLQKKRGELSEATSELGESLKERASEKVNELIDKLDKKEK; encoded by the coding sequence ATGAAAAACAATAATGGTAGGCTTGATAAAGTAAAAGGAACGATCAAAGAAAGCACAGGAAAAATTATTGGTTCAGAACAACTTGAATTAGAAGGAAAACTCCAGAAAAAACGTGGTGAACTATCGGAAGCAACGTCAGAATTAGGGGAATCTTTGAAAGAAAGAGCTTCGGAAAAAGTAAACGAACTTATTGATAAGCTTGATAAAAAAGAAAAATAA
- a CDS encoding GlsB/YeaQ/YmgE family stress response membrane protein, giving the protein MGILSWIIIGGIAGWLASIFTGNDKKMGLGSNILVGILGGFIGGFLINIIGGNGVTGFNLWSLLVSFIGSVVLLIIINAVSRK; this is encoded by the coding sequence ATGGGAATATTAAGTTGGATTATAATAGGCGGTATCGCCGGCTGGTTAGCCAGCATTTTTACCGGTAATGATAAAAAAATGGGTCTGGGAAGTAATATCTTGGTGGGTATACTTGGTGGATTTATTGGTGGATTTCTAATTAATATAATTGGTGGTAACGGAGTGACAGGCTTTAATTTATGGAGCTTGCTGGTGTCGTTTATCGGATCAGTCGTTTTACTAATTATAATTAATGCAGTTTCAAGAAAGTAA
- the galE gene encoding UDP-glucose 4-epimerase GalE — protein MNITITGGAGFIGSHTCVELLNHGYNVTIIDNFSNAEENVPDKIKQITGKEVRVYKCDLQNMEHLDSVFSQIETDAVIHFAAFKSVPESVQYPLMYYRNNIVGTLNLLEVMVRHQVTKLVFSSSATVYGTSNSVPYHEDMPTSATNPYGWSKVMLEQILKDYAAANNDMKIAILRYFNPVGAHPSGLIGEKPKGIPNNLMPYLCQTAAGELPYFKVYGTDYPTADGTGIRDYIHISDLACGHRKALEKLNTIAGTEIYNLGSGQGTSVLELIDIFEKANGMEIKRMTFDRRPGDISESYAAPGKAERELNWKVKHTLKEMCKDSWNFMKNN, from the coding sequence ATGAATATAACAATTACAGGAGGTGCCGGCTTTATCGGTTCCCATACATGTGTAGAGCTGCTTAACCATGGATATAACGTTACTATCATTGATAACTTCAGCAATGCCGAGGAGAATGTGCCGGATAAGATTAAGCAGATTACCGGCAAAGAGGTTCGGGTTTATAAATGTGATCTGCAGAATATGGAACACCTGGATTCTGTTTTTTCTCAAATAGAAACTGATGCAGTTATACATTTTGCCGCGTTTAAATCTGTACCGGAATCAGTGCAATACCCCTTAATGTATTACCGAAACAATATTGTAGGAACCTTGAATCTGCTGGAGGTCATGGTTAGGCATCAGGTAACAAAGCTTGTGTTCAGCTCTTCTGCTACTGTTTATGGAACCAGTAACTCCGTTCCTTATCATGAAGATATGCCCACCTCAGCTACAAATCCCTATGGATGGTCAAAGGTCATGCTTGAGCAAATCCTTAAAGATTATGCTGCTGCAAATAACGATATGAAAATAGCAATACTAAGATACTTCAACCCCGTTGGAGCTCATCCAAGCGGATTAATAGGAGAAAAGCCAAAGGGAATTCCAAATAATCTTATGCCGTACTTATGTCAGACAGCTGCCGGAGAACTTCCCTACTTCAAAGTATATGGTACCGATTATCCCACTGCGGACGGTACAGGAATACGGGATTATATCCATATCAGCGATCTTGCCTGCGGGCATAGAAAAGCTCTTGAAAAGCTTAATACAATAGCAGGAACAGAAATTTACAACCTGGGTTCAGGCCAGGGGACATCTGTTCTTGAATTGATAGATATCTTTGAAAAAGCAAACGGAATGGAAATTAAACGGATGACCTTTGACAGACGTCCCGGCGATATCAGCGAAAGTTACGCCGCACCTGGGAAAGCTGAACGGGAACTTAACTGGAAAGTCAAGCATACCCTAAAGGAAATGTGTAAAGACAGCTGGAACTTTATGAAAAATAACTAA
- a CDS encoding ornithine carbamoyltransferase: MRNTIRLTEYTTENLIEIFHIADDLQKGKYKNFLEGKTVIMFFPASSLRTRVTFEKGIYQLGGQTILFPPETLDKKEKLEDVTGYLNNWADAVVVRHSKLGVLEEMAKYAEFPVINAMTEVNHPCEILSDLYSLSKIRNDFRSDSYLFVGAKGNIGGAWTEAANAFGLNFRQCCPPGYEMDGVSNISELVKAVKGVDIICTDSLPSEVYPDFKDYQITVDIMKMANNKAILNPCPPFYRGEEVSEDVIGSEYFVGYNFKKYLLEIQQAILIYNLTR, from the coding sequence ATGAGAAATACTATCAGACTTACTGAATATACAACCGAGAATTTAATAGAAATCTTTCATATTGCAGATGATTTACAGAAAGGTAAATACAAGAACTTTCTTGAAGGTAAGACCGTTATTATGTTCTTTCCCGCTTCAAGCCTCCGTACAAGAGTAACCTTTGAAAAAGGTATATACCAGTTAGGAGGACAAACCATCTTATTTCCGCCGGAAACTCTGGATAAAAAAGAAAAACTTGAAGATGTAACAGGGTATCTTAACAATTGGGCAGATGCCGTCGTTGTTCGGCATAGTAAACTTGGAGTCTTAGAGGAAATGGCTAAGTATGCGGAATTTCCCGTTATAAACGCAATGACCGAGGTCAATCATCCCTGCGAGATTCTATCAGACTTATATAGCTTATCCAAGATAAGAAATGATTTCAGAAGTGACAGCTATTTATTTGTAGGTGCAAAAGGAAATATCGGTGGTGCTTGGACCGAAGCGGCTAATGCATTTGGGCTCAATTTCAGACAATGCTGTCCGCCAGGTTATGAAATGGATGGAGTGAGTAATATTTCGGAGCTTGTAAAAGCAGTAAAAGGTGTGGATATTATTTGCACAGACTCACTGCCTTCAGAAGTATATCCGGATTTTAAGGATTATCAGATAACCGTTGATATTATGAAAATGGCAAATAATAAAGCCATCTTAAATCCCTGTCCGCCTTTTTACCGCGGGGAAGAGGTTTCTGAGGATGTTATTGGAAGTGAATATTTTGTCGGTTATAATTTTAAAAAATATCTGCTGGAGATTCAGCAGGCTATATTAATCTATAATCTTACACGATAA
- a CDS encoding GH25 family lysozyme: MRRIKLPINTKIIAKLFIMSILLLLLFGMLIYKRIIIINYPSDSNYPVRGVDVSNYQGEINWDKLADQNIDFVFIKATEGSKYKDKQFYVNWDGASRTKLIFGAYHFFSFDSSGITQAENYIDSVPLTKGMLPPVVDIEFYGDKERNIPDKAETTKELTLLLDKLYEHYGVKPIIYATLKSYNLYIKGAFSEYLLWIRNVYYNPQLDLRGKWTFWQYTDRAVLEGYKGSEKYIDMNVYAGKIEELESLRINTD, from the coding sequence ATGAGAAGAATAAAACTACCTATAAATACCAAGATTATCGCAAAATTATTTATAATGTCAATTTTATTGCTATTGCTATTTGGTATGTTGATATATAAAAGAATCATTATCATAAACTACCCATCAGATAGTAACTATCCTGTCAGAGGAGTGGACGTTTCCAATTATCAGGGAGAAATTAATTGGGACAAGCTGGCTGATCAAAATATAGATTTTGTCTTTATTAAAGCTACAGAAGGTAGTAAATACAAGGATAAGCAATTTTATGTTAACTGGGATGGAGCAAGCAGAACAAAGCTAATCTTCGGAGCATATCATTTTTTTAGTTTTGACAGCAGTGGAATAACACAGGCTGAAAACTATATAGACTCAGTACCTTTGACCAAGGGAATGCTTCCACCTGTAGTGGATATTGAATTCTATGGTGATAAAGAGCGGAATATTCCGGATAAAGCAGAAACTACCAAGGAACTGACTTTACTTCTGGATAAATTGTATGAGCATTATGGTGTTAAACCGATAATTTATGCTACACTTAAATCCTATAATCTATACATAAAAGGTGCTTTTTCAGAATATCTGCTTTGGATTAGAAATGTTTATTATAATCCACAGCTTGATCTAAGGGGAAAATGGACATTCTGGCAATACACGGATAGAGCCGTATTAGAAGGGTATAAAGGTTCTGAAAAATATATCGACATGAATGTTTATGCTGGAAAGATAGAAGAGTTGGAAAGCTTACGTATTAATACTGACTAA
- a CDS encoding CPBP family intramembrane glutamic endopeptidase, producing the protein MLSRIRQFFSVDSDYKKSTSQYTKTDGTIAVIFYLMLMLSYYGMGRIYVERKMYLGIICNSILIVICIGLVFIRGQKVSSLGLSYKKLKQSLLLGLVLGLFMILANNIIPGIAGGSHFAQISKILYNIFYYFVIIAFMEELIFRGYLQTRIYGLIKSDGLAIIVVAFMFSIMHVPFQMAINNKNALEFVAGNFTLLIFTFFYHIVFNMIQRKYNNIAGNTLFHGFMNWGNSLMV; encoded by the coding sequence ATGCTTAGTCGTATAAGGCAATTTTTTTCAGTAGATTCAGACTATAAAAAAAGCACATCTCAATATACCAAAACAGATGGTACCATTGCAGTTATATTCTATTTAATGCTTATGCTCAGCTACTATGGTATGGGAAGAATTTATGTGGAGCGGAAAATGTATCTGGGTATCATATGTAATAGTATATTGATTGTTATATGTATCGGACTGGTTTTTATAAGAGGGCAGAAAGTCTCTAGCTTAGGATTATCGTATAAAAAGTTGAAGCAATCTTTACTATTAGGATTGGTCCTTGGTCTTTTTATGATTCTTGCCAATAATATTATACCTGGTATTGCAGGAGGTTCTCATTTTGCTCAAATCTCCAAAATACTTTATAATATTTTTTATTATTTTGTAATAATAGCTTTTATGGAGGAGCTTATCTTCAGGGGGTATCTGCAGACACGTATTTACGGATTGATTAAAAGTGATGGATTAGCAATTATTGTTGTAGCATTTATGTTCAGCATTATGCATGTTCCCTTTCAGATGGCAATAAATAATAAAAATGCTCTGGAATTTGTCGCAGGAAATTTTACGCTTTTGATATTTACATTTTTTTATCATATAGTATTTAATATGATTCAGCGGAAATATAATAATATAGCAGGTAATACGTTGTTTCACGGATTTATGAATTGGGGGAATAGTTTAATGGTATAA
- a CDS encoding GNAT family N-acetyltransferase: MTIKIITSADAEWLNVIEYAEGCSWRAGKNLSDAMKEDKFTEWERVFVAIEAEKIAGYCTIAKRDCIPDVPYTPYIGFMFVGEEFRGNRLSQELIIKAMEYAKELGFKNIYLISDHDNLYEKYGFTIVDKKIAPWGAEEKIYMQRL, from the coding sequence ATGACGATTAAAATAATAACATCAGCTGATGCTGAATGGCTTAACGTAATAGAGTATGCGGAAGGCTGTTCCTGGAGAGCTGGAAAAAATCTTTCAGATGCAATGAAAGAAGATAAATTTACAGAGTGGGAACGTGTATTTGTTGCAATTGAAGCAGAAAAAATAGCAGGTTATTGTACTATAGCGAAGAGAGATTGTATTCCTGATGTACCATATACTCCTTATATAGGATTTATGTTTGTGGGAGAAGAGTTTAGAGGAAACCGGCTAAGTCAGGAACTAATCATAAAAGCAATGGAATATGCAAAAGAGCTGGGATTTAAAAATATATACCTGATTAGTGACCATGATAATCTGTATGAAAAATATGGTTTTACTATTGTTGATAAGAAAATTGCACCTTGGGGTGCTGAAGAAAAAATATATATGCAGCGACTGTAG
- a CDS encoding HIT family protein: MYIKHQLTEGEKEALKSRRDKIREYQENGICFSCQNFISGDIFPDDGLIIYEDKLIRCQFEKYPRATGQTIIVSKEHYEDISEMPLELGTYILKAANALIKLHKEILGAEKVYMCTICDGKRNHLHFQLFPRLKGETIGYQNFTKEEGILMDYKTEAELYTVKLKAMFR, from the coding sequence ATGTACATAAAACACCAATTGACAGAAGGCGAAAAGGAAGCATTAAAATCAAGGAGAGACAAAATTAGGGAGTACCAGGAAAACGGAATTTGTTTTTCTTGTCAAAATTTTATAAGCGGAGATATTTTTCCTGATGATGGTCTGATTATTTATGAAGATAAGTTAATTCGATGTCAGTTTGAAAAATATCCGAGAGCTACCGGTCAGACAATAATTGTTTCTAAGGAACATTATGAAGATATCTCAGAAATGCCCTTAGAATTAGGAACCTATATATTAAAAGCTGCAAATGCCCTGATAAAACTGCACAAGGAAATATTAGGTGCTGAAAAGGTGTATATGTGCACAATTTGTGATGGCAAAAGAAACCACCTGCACTTTCAACTATTTCCAAGGCTAAAAGGAGAGACTATAGGATATCAAAACTTCACGAAGGAAGAAGGAATCCTCATGGACTATAAAACAGAAGCTGAATTATACACAGTTAAGCTGAAAGCTATGTTTCGTTAA
- a CDS encoding helix-turn-helix domain-containing protein: MAEQFGSRLMYLRKGKGLSQEELGNRTGVTRQTVSKWELNQTTPEMDKLIALSDIFGISLDELAGREFIASDGSMNYEELNAKMDTIIKSKEPYRYEYKSTRMVGNLPLIHINLGRGFYKAKGVISIGVISSGIISLGVLSCGVISIGVLALGILTIAVFAAGMVSAGSIALGILALGAFSVGYFSAGAMAIGVYSIGANAIAQRIALGDAAAGHIAIGKTSAKGTIEFLFKNHVSADEIKAAILKEYPDIWKWLIKIYVYFGK; this comes from the coding sequence ATGGCAGAACAGTTTGGCAGCAGGCTTATGTATTTAAGAAAAGGAAAAGGTCTGTCACAGGAGGAATTAGGTAATAGAACAGGTGTAACCAGGCAGACAGTTTCAAAGTGGGAATTGAATCAGACAACACCGGAGATGGATAAGCTGATTGCTCTTAGTGACATTTTTGGTATCAGTCTGGATGAACTGGCCGGCAGAGAATTTATTGCTTCGGATGGTTCAATGAATTATGAAGAACTGAATGCGAAGATGGATACAATTATAAAATCGAAAGAGCCATATCGATATGAATATAAAAGTACTCGGATGGTTGGGAACCTGCCTCTTATACATATTAATCTGGGACGTGGGTTTTATAAAGCAAAGGGGGTCATTAGTATCGGTGTTATCTCTTCCGGTATTATATCATTGGGTGTATTATCCTGCGGAGTTATTAGCATAGGAGTGCTGGCTCTTGGTATTCTTACAATTGCAGTGTTTGCAGCTGGTATGGTATCGGCTGGAAGTATAGCACTTGGTATACTGGCATTAGGTGCCTTCTCAGTTGGGTATTTTTCTGCCGGTGCTATGGCAATTGGTGTCTATTCCATTGGTGCGAATGCCATAGCGCAGCGAATAGCTTTAGGGGATGCTGCTGCCGGGCATATAGCAATTGGTAAGACATCCGCAAAAGGAACCATAGAGTTTCTGTTTAAGAATCATGTATCAGCAGATGAAATTAAAGCGGCTATTCTTAAGGAGTACCCTGATATTTGGAAATGGCTGATAAAAATATATGTGTATTTCGGTAAATGA
- a CDS encoding DUF5780 domain-containing protein gives MKKVFALLSLAVVLGFTGCSAGGNQAASGNTVSKEDYDKIKKDLDTANSKTKELESEVAALKEQLETAQADKGNQEETKTEAPVAEGLSAKELEAKLKEQPIYVVSTEYFVQSDEYKALYPDMLNAVFKNVSGQEIKNVTLAFAGWDDNKMPVKIVGQFDFDNGSYIQQVAYDDVNMVDGAEFGKDTGYSLSEKSDTIKTVKAIVIEYTDFDGNTWENPYYQNWISVYENKKLGK, from the coding sequence ATGAAAAAAGTGTTTGCTTTACTATCACTGGCTGTTGTTTTAGGATTTACAGGCTGCTCAGCGGGAGGAAATCAGGCTGCCAGCGGCAATACTGTATCCAAAGAGGATTATGACAAAATAAAAAAAGATCTGGACACAGCCAATAGCAAGACGAAGGAACTTGAAAGCGAAGTTGCTGCATTAAAGGAACAACTTGAAACAGCACAAGCAGATAAAGGAAATCAGGAAGAAACTAAAACAGAAGCTCCTGTTGCGGAAGGTCTTAGCGCGAAAGAACTGGAAGCTAAACTCAAAGAGCAGCCTATATATGTTGTTTCAACCGAATATTTTGTGCAATCAGATGAATACAAAGCATTGTATCCTGACATGTTAAATGCCGTCTTTAAAAATGTCTCCGGCCAAGAAATCAAAAATGTTACCCTGGCTTTCGCTGGCTGGGATGACAACAAAATGCCCGTCAAAATTGTTGGCCAGTTTGATTTTGACAACGGTAGTTATATACAGCAGGTAGCTTATGATGATGTTAATATGGTGGATGGAGCCGAATTCGGCAAAGATACCGGTTATTCCTTAAGCGAAAAAAGTGACACAATCAAAACTGTTAAAGCAATCGTGATTGAATATACTGACTTTGACGGTAACACCTGGGAGAATCCATATTACCAGAATTGGATTTCCGTATACGAAAATAAAAAACTTGGGAAATAA
- a CDS encoding carbon-nitrogen hydrolase family protein: protein MKNFKVAIIQHNVLHGDKEENTRLAIQYIQEANENGADFVLFPECWLTSYSAPDICSKLRPVEEMEKDTDFLNWCEAALEDDSEYIKRICDIARKLKIGVEITGFTKGKKYPQNSAFIIDRDGTVILKYSKVHTCDFDWEQYLEGGEAFHVCQFDGICIGVMICYDREHPESARELMLQGAELILMPNDCDGMKPRLQELAVEAMQNMVGIAMANPPGEYAGNSCAFHPMVWDKNGRIIDNTMVVAEALYDGIVYANFDIEAIREYREREDLGKYRKPKAYKHLV from the coding sequence ATGAAGAACTTTAAGGTAGCAATTATACAGCATAATGTATTACATGGGGATAAAGAAGAGAATACCAGGCTGGCAATACAGTATATACAGGAAGCAAACGAAAACGGAGCAGATTTTGTACTTTTTCCGGAATGCTGGCTTACATCTTATTCTGCACCTGATATCTGCAGCAAGTTAAGGCCGGTAGAAGAAATGGAGAAAGATACGGATTTTCTTAATTGGTGTGAAGCGGCTTTAGAGGATGACAGTGAATATATCAAGAGAATCTGTGATATAGCCAGAAAGTTAAAGATTGGAGTTGAAATTACCGGATTTACAAAAGGAAAAAAATATCCACAGAATTCAGCTTTCATAATCGATAGAGACGGCACTGTTATATTGAAATATTCAAAAGTTCATACCTGTGATTTTGACTGGGAGCAATATCTTGAAGGCGGAGAGGCGTTTCACGTATGCCAGTTTGACGGAATATGTATCGGCGTAATGATCTGTTATGACAGAGAGCATCCGGAAAGCGCAAGAGAATTAATGCTTCAGGGAGCAGAATTAATATTAATGCCAAATGACTGTGATGGAATGAAACCAAGATTACAGGAATTAGCTGTTGAAGCAATGCAGAACATGGTCGGTATAGCAATGGCAAATCCACCAGGGGAATATGCAGGTAATTCCTGTGCCTTCCATCCTATGGTATGGGACAAAAATGGAAGAATTATCGACAATACCATGGTTGTCGCAGAGGCTTTATATGATGGTATTGTATATGCCAATTTTGACATAGAGGCTATCAGAGAATACAGAGAGCGTGAAGATCTGGGCAAATACAGAAAACCGAAAGCATATAAACATCTTGTGTAA
- a CDS encoding AraC family transcriptional regulator, with translation MNIENIPCTKVAYIRQVGPYGDNNRQSMDKLKTWAISMDLLKEDSVLLGIAYDNPAFVEGNKCRYDTCLIIAEDSVINDTCIQEGRIQGGKYAVFQIAHTAEAVGKAWNTIFSAISSEGCQLDDDRPMMERYNFKLLKEHFCELCVPILSEKT, from the coding sequence TTGAACATTGAAAATATCCCCTGTACTAAAGTTGCTTATATAAGGCAGGTAGGACCCTATGGTGATAACAACAGACAGTCTATGGACAAACTGAAGACCTGGGCTATAAGTATGGATTTATTGAAGGAGGACTCAGTCCTGTTAGGAATCGCTTATGATAATCCTGCTTTTGTTGAAGGTAATAAATGCCGCTATGATACCTGTCTCATTATAGCGGAGGATTCTGTTATAAACGACACCTGCATACAGGAAGGCCGAATACAAGGCGGAAAATATGCAGTGTTTCAGATAGCACATACGGCAGAGGCTGTAGGGAAAGCTTGGAATACAATTTTTTCAGCCATAAGCTCTGAAGGCTGTCAGTTGGATGACGACAGACCAATGATGGAACGGTACAACTTTAAGCTGTTGAAAGAACATTTTTGTGAGCTTTGTGTACCTATTCTTTCAGAAAAGACCTGA
- a CDS encoding AraC family transcriptional regulator, protein MSNNSKISFVSTGNESLSIRVNNVGREQCTSLHKWGPGIRNFYLLHYVVSGKGVYTAGKRRYDIAAGSAFLIYPYTEITYCADKEEPWEYYWVGFHGNDARIILGKTDFTEENPVIHTNMDGSFEKLLMEIYDAKGNTDSDKIKMAGHLLLALGFLAEHASIKERFDTVMLYTQRASEYIEYNYAEELTVQGIADYIGISRSQLYRVFKKHYHKSPEEYILEYRIEQACYLLKNSDLSVGAVGYSVGFNDNLYFSKAFKKVKGISPTTYIKNNSL, encoded by the coding sequence ATGAGTAATAATTCTAAAATATCATTTGTTTCCACTGGTAATGAATCGCTTTCTATACGTGTAAATAATGTGGGCAGAGAGCAATGTACAAGTCTTCATAAATGGGGGCCTGGAATCCGGAATTTTTATCTGTTGCATTATGTGGTTTCCGGGAAAGGGGTATACACTGCCGGTAAAAGGAGGTATGACATAGCAGCTGGAAGTGCATTTCTGATTTATCCTTATACAGAAATAACCTACTGTGCCGACAAAGAAGAACCCTGGGAGTATTACTGGGTTGGATTTCATGGAAATGATGCCAGAATAATTCTGGGTAAAACTGATTTTACAGAAGAGAATCCAGTAATCCATACCAATATGGATGGCAGTTTTGAAAAGCTCCTGATGGAGATATATGATGCAAAAGGAAACACGGATTCGGATAAAATTAAAATGGCAGGGCACTTATTGCTTGCTCTAGGGTTTCTCGCAGAACATGCCTCCATAAAAGAACGTTTTGATACGGTTATGCTCTACACACAAAGAGCTTCGGAATATATTGAATATAATTATGCAGAAGAATTAACAGTTCAGGGAATTGCCGATTATATAGGTATCAGCAGAAGCCAGCTATACCGGGTTTTTAAAAAGCACTATCATAAATCACCGGAAGAGTATATTCTCGAATATCGAATTGAACAAGCCTGTTATTTGCTAAAGAATTCCGATCTGTCCGTGGGAGCAGTGGGTTACTCCGTTGGATTTAATGACAATCTGTATTTCTCAAAGGCATTTAAGAAAGTCAAAGGGATATCACCGACCACATATATTAAGAATAATTCTTTATGA
- a CDS encoding AAC(3) family N-acetyltransferase, which produces MYTKNDIIKDLSAIGIEPDDTLLVHSSMKAIGEVEGGAETVLDAFIEYMQQGLLIFPTHTWDKINEEYCVYDPKTEPSCVGILTNLFLKRPSVIRSLHPTHSVAALGKDAKSYTSGEEQLDTPCPRTGCWGKLYDRKAKILFLGCDLRRNTFIHSVEEWNNIPLRLTDKYQFLKIVTPNGYVIDRPMYRHHNPVIGDVSQNYGKLEAPFWQKGFIKKGKIGDADSILGEAVLMADLTSSYLKRNPDLFGDNKAIPEEWYL; this is translated from the coding sequence ATGTATACAAAAAATGATATTATAAAGGATCTTTCAGCTATAGGAATAGAACCCGACGATACCTTACTGGTGCATTCCTCTATGAAAGCAATCGGTGAAGTTGAGGGTGGTGCAGAGACGGTACTGGATGCTTTTATTGAATACATGCAGCAGGGACTTTTAATTTTTCCTACTCATACTTGGGACAAGATCAATGAAGAATATTGTGTATATGATCCCAAAACAGAACCCTCCTGTGTTGGTATCCTAACCAACCTCTTTCTAAAACGTCCGAGCGTTATACGTTCGTTGCATCCTACCCACTCAGTGGCTGCTCTTGGCAAAGATGCAAAAAGTTATACCTCCGGAGAAGAACAACTAGATACTCCCTGTCCCAGAACGGGATGCTGGGGAAAACTGTATGACCGAAAGGCAAAGATACTCTTTTTGGGTTGTGATTTAAGACGTAATACTTTCATTCATAGTGTTGAGGAGTGGAACAATATACCCCTTCGCCTTACTGATAAATACCAGTTTCTTAAAATAGTTACACCAAATGGCTATGTGATTGACCGTCCCATGTACCGTCATCATAATCCTGTAATTGGAGACGTTTCACAAAACTACGGAAAGCTGGAAGCACCCTTTTGGCAGAAAGGCTTTATCAAGAAAGGGAAAATAGGTGATGCAGATAGTATACTGGGAGAAGCAGTGCTTATGGCAGATTTAACAAGCTCCTATTTGAAACGTAATCCTGACCTGTTCGGAGACAACAAAGCTATACCAGAGGAATGGTATTTATAA